The DNA sequence AAGCCACAAGGGGAGAAACGCAAGTTATTTGCACAATACCAAGAAGGGCAAAGAAAAGATGTGGAACGAGCATTCGGAGTGTTGCAAGCACGCTTTGCAATTATACGTGGTCCAGGTCGTTTTTgggaaaagaagaagcttgccaaCATAATGAGAGCTTGTATTATATTGCATAATATGATTGTTGAGGATGAAAGAGACACTTATGCAAGAAATTTTGCTCAAGGCTTAGAGTATGATGATGTTGAAAATGGATTATCATAACCTCAGCTGGGAGAAGAAGATTTTGCACCATACCATCAATTTCTCCAAAGAAATGCCCAACTTCGAAATAGGCAGCAGCATAGACAATTGAAAGAGGACTTGATTGAACACATATGGCAATTTCACAATGCTTATCGTCAACTGTagaatttaattatgttttttttgtattaagtaattttacaaatttgtGTAATCccgaattatatattgtgtgtATTGTTGTtatgtataaatttatttaatattaatatcttttaatagtgaattatttttaaatttaaatatttaaattatattattaaaaaaattaattacattaatttcaagtattttaattaattaattaattagatggAACCACAATagggactaaagttagttcctcctaatggagaagagagagatgctttgagttcctatttactGTTATTAAAAGCTGATGTGGAGTTATTTTTATGACAGGTGGGCCATAAACAGGAACTGGGATGAGTTCCCTATTGGAGATGGTCTTAGTACCGAAATGAGttctttacaaaaaaaattacttctaCTAAAAAAGGGTCTATAACTTCTATGCAAGTAgtttatgaaataaaaaattaaaattgttcatCATCAGTGTTCAAAAACCCTCTCCTTAAATCACACCTCTAAAAGTTTTCAgtattcttcattttcttctctcctcttcctatcctctctctctctctctctctgctcAATCTCTCTCATTTGTTTCATTGTGCGTCGCAGGCAagatctctccctctctcctcTCTTGTCTCGCAATCGAGGTCATCATCGCGTCATAGAGCATCGCCATCTTGTGCGTTCCAGAGAGCGTCgccttcctcatggttcctgaGAGCGTTGCCTTCCTCTTGATTCTGTCTTCCTCGCAGTCTTCTTTGCtgtcttcttcatttttcatcaCTGTCGTCAGCCTCTCCCTTCCGGTAATTTCCTCCCTATGATTTAtgtgatttgaattattatAGCATTGGTGCGATTTTTGTAATTAGGGTAATTTGGTTTGATTTATGTGATTTGATATTAGTTATTGTTAATTTTGACAAATTGTtgaattcttattttatctgtatatatttctgaaactgtgaatgcaaattttttaatagaaaactTAATTTAGATCACAATAGTTTCATTTGTCAAATGTTGCATAGTATCTTAATGCACATCTAATTTCACAAATTCTAAGTGATGCACTGCAAGATGCCACTTAGCTATTTTCAATCATGAAcaaaatctctaaaaattttgttACTAATAGAATCCACCTGAATAGGACAAAACTGTCCATATATTTTAACTGCATCCAATCCTTGGTGTTACTGCAGAGGTGAAAGATGTTGTGACTTGCTTGAGTACTCAAAAGTCTATTACCAAGGTAATGATCTTATTTCAATTGGCATTGTTCTTAAGATGGATTATGGAAATACTTCATTGTGCTTGTAATAGGTTTAATGGCTAGCTAGATGTACTTTGCACTGTTATTATGTTCATAGACACTTTGAACATTTTTAGAGTTCTTTGTTGTGTATTATATTTGTTATTGTTTTAGGGATCAGGCATTCTATGACTTAATATACATGTCTGCTCTTGTACTCATATCTGGATGAACTTGTATTTTACTCTTGATCTGAGTATTCCAAggagaattttatttttgcttttaaaaaaatctatattcTTCCTGTGAGTAAATAGTGATCTAAGATTAATTAAATAGTTGATGCATTCACATAAGAAATGCAGTTTGCTGTAATCCAAAtgaattagttttaattttaaagtctCATTCTCTATTCCTGCATGTGCTTTCTCGCTCTCTTTTTATCCGTACCTATATTGTGAGTTTTAACACTGTATGATAGAACCATAGATTTTTATGAAGAGTATATAATAGAGAGAGGCCAGTTGATGTATAGTGTAACTCATTGTAGAGAGAAAGCTATGATTCTGATTTCTTCTTTTATGATCAATAATAAATCACAAAACTTAATTCCTTTTTTTCTATAGTTTATTGCTTTCTATCTTTCTGATTCAAGATAGTTTTACTTAGTTTTCTTGCCAAAACTGATAAGCAGTAGCTCCATGACCTGCCAGTTGTAacgaattttatttataataccTAGCAACCTCTTGAgtatttttctaacttcttttaTGTTGGTGCATTGGTTCTTTTAATCAACATTACAACTTGAAAGTGAGTCTGACATTTTTCTATCAGATAAAGAGGTACTTATTTATTTGCTACTCTATTAAATTTGAAAGTATCATGTGTAATTTTAAACCTATGCTTGCAAATGAATCAATTTTTTGGAGGTGGTATCCTTGGCTCTTCAGGATCATTGCTACTTGGACTGCACAATCATATAGAACTCCTTTTAAACAAAAGTTTTTATTACAAACACATATCTAATGCTTTCTTGACTTTGTTTCTAGCAGGAAATTGTGAAACAGTAACAATGGCTATGATGAGTATGAATTTATAATGGTTTTCTACTTGAAATCCAACAATGTTAACAAGCTAAGAAAAAGTGAATAGTTTTCTAGTCTTGGTTGAGGCCAAGGTAACTCGAAATTAAAGATAGAAGGGACTTGTTACATTGGAGACCATGCCTTTGGATTCAaggaaactgaaaatcaaagatAAGAAGAAATCTTGCATGGGGATTTCATTTGACCTATCTAAATTTCGATAGTTatggttttattttatttgagacTTTTAATTTGGTCACATTACATGTAATAATTCTATAATTGCTCTGTAGTctaatgaaattttaaattcgATGACACTCCAAGTTTTGGTTCCTAGTTCCTACAAGGGGTTTTGTAGCATGAAAATGCATGActtttatttaagaattaagAGGAATCTTTATGCTGCTCAATTTTATTTAGATTTGGCAAATTAAATGTGCTGCAGTTCTTTCCAACTGCTGAGGAGTCAATGGATCACTATAATCAGAAACGATGTGTTGATGGAAAAGGACTTGTTCTGCCCAGTTAGATTGTAAGTTCGGCTTTGCTATGTGCTAATTCCGCCACAAATTGGGGATTCTGGAGTATTACACTCTTGCTTTTTCTTGTCTCACGTCTTACTTTATCTTTTGTTTAGAGGTATGTCAAATATTTTGAATGTGTCTTGACTTACTTCAATGGCTAAAACCCACCTGCCCGTAGGTAAGTACTGGCCCATGATTTAACTTAAATATTCACCTCATTGATGTCTAGTGTGCTGAGATCATATTCTGTGCAGGTGCATGCTTAGGGGATTTCGGCTTCACAGGTGCCCTTACTGGATCAGGCCCTCTATAACTGTCTCAGACCATAGTAGTGTGCTTTAAGTTCTTGTGCTAAATTTTCCCTCATGTTTATATAGTTATGGCTACTCTCTGTGTGGATCTAAGAGAAATATAGATATGAAAGACACTTAACAATACCATTTGCTGTTGATGCAATCtccctttttttccttttatttatttatttatttttaatgtgcaGGTGTGCTGTTCTCTACCAAAAAACATCCAAGGACCAAGGATCTTTTGGTGCAAATCCTTAATATTTTGCTACCAGCTATTTTTATCCCCTAGTTCTCCTTTTTCAaccaattttctatttttaaacttGTTTGGATTTCGTTGTGATACAAAGTAATGATTTGCAGCTAGAAGATTTCTGGTTCAGTGCTCTAAAGAAGGGAGTAATGGTCTTTGCTTTGCCAGGAGAGCCTGGTCTTACAGAATTGGCTGGGGacttcaaaattcattttcatgaTCGCCAAGGAGACTTTTACTGGTACTAATCAATTTTCTTAAT is a window from the Arachis duranensis cultivar V14167 unplaced genomic scaffold, aradu.V14167.gnm2.J7QH unplaced_Scaffold_232525, whole genome shotgun sequence genome containing:
- the LOC127744045 gene encoding phosphatidylinositol 3,4,5-trisphosphate 3-phosphatase and protein-tyrosine-phosphatase PTEN2A-like isoform X1; translated protein: MCCSSFQLLRSQWITIIRNDVLMEKDLFCPVRLCMLRGFRLHRCPYWIRPSITVSDHSSVLFSTKKHPRTKDLLLEDFWFSALKKGVMVFALPGEPGLTELAGDFKIHFHDRQGDFYCWLNTTMKKIEKY
- the LOC127744045 gene encoding phosphatidylinositol 3,4,5-trisphosphate 3-phosphatase and protein-tyrosine-phosphatase PTEN2A-like isoform X2; the encoded protein is MCCSSFQLLRSQWITIIRNDVLMEKDLFCPVRLCMLRGFRLHRCPYWIRPSITVSDHSVLFSTKKHPRTKDLLLEDFWFSALKKGVMVFALPGEPGLTELAGDFKIHFHDRQGDFYCWLNTTMKKIEKY
- the LOC127744045 gene encoding phosphatidylinositol 3,4,5-trisphosphate 3-phosphatase and protein-tyrosine-phosphatase PTEN2A-like isoform X3; translated protein: MEKDLFCPVRLCMLRGFRLHRCPYWIRPSITVSDHSSVLFSTKKHPRTKDLLLEDFWFSALKKGVMVFALPGEPGLTELAGDFKIHFHDRQGDFYCWLNTTMKKIEKY
- the LOC127744045 gene encoding phosphatidylinositol 3,4,5-trisphosphate 3-phosphatase and protein-tyrosine-phosphatase PTEN2A-like isoform X4 produces the protein MAKTHLPVGACLGDFGFTGVLFSTKKHPRTKDLLLEDFWFSALKKGVMVFALPGEPGLTELAGDFKIHFHDRQGDFYCWLNTTMKKIEKY